One genomic window of Sodaliphilus pleomorphus includes the following:
- a CDS encoding ABC transporter ATP-binding protein produces MTALYATHNLAVGYVHGKHTTTLLSGLNLSIERGQLVALLGQNGAGKSTLLRALTCASRPLEGWIEVDGRNLGGISLRERSRLIGLVTTDRIQAGALTVTELVALGRQPHTGFLGRLDDDDRAIVAQAIASVGITAKAQSYVAQLSDGERQKAMIARALAQHTPIIVLDEPTAFLDAASRIETMQLLASLAHEQHKAVVLSTHDISRSLLLTDQLWLITRDRQVLAGPTRAMVHSSAMDRVFSSPHVVFNQEHCDYEPQH; encoded by the coding sequence ATGACAGCATTGTATGCTACCCACAATCTTGCAGTGGGCTATGTGCATGGCAAGCACACCACCACGCTGCTCTCGGGGCTCAACTTGAGCATCGAGCGCGGACAGCTGGTGGCCTTGTTGGGCCAGAACGGCGCCGGCAAGTCGACACTGCTGCGTGCGCTCACCTGTGCCTCGCGGCCGCTTGAGGGGTGGATTGAGGTGGACGGGCGTAACCTGGGCGGCATCTCGCTGCGTGAGCGCAGCCGTCTCATAGGCCTGGTGACTACCGACCGCATTCAGGCTGGAGCCTTGACGGTGACCGAGCTGGTGGCCTTGGGCCGCCAGCCTCACACGGGCTTCTTGGGCCGCCTCGACGACGACGACCGCGCGATTGTGGCACAGGCCATAGCGAGTGTTGGCATCACGGCCAAGGCGCAGAGCTATGTGGCCCAGTTGAGCGACGGCGAGCGACAGAAGGCCATGATAGCCCGGGCGCTGGCACAGCACACGCCCATCATCGTGCTCGACGAGCCCACAGCCTTTCTCGATGCCGCCAGCCGCATCGAGACGATGCAGTTGCTCGCCTCGCTGGCCCACGAGCAGCACAAGGCCGTTGTGCTCTCTACCCACGACATCTCGCGCAGCCTGTTGCTCACCGACCAGCTGTGGCTCATCACCCGCGACCGCCAGGTGCTGGCAGGGCCCACACGCGCGATGGTGCACAGCAGCGCCATGGACCGTGTGTTCTCAAGCCCGCATGTTGTCTTCAACCAGGAGCATTGCGACTATGAGCCGCAGCACTGA
- a CDS encoding iron ABC transporter permease → MHKLHSSHRYTLAVCGLALLLLALAAACLLVGSVDIDAGAVLSILSGHGSGNEAWDVIVVQSRVPTIATAALAGAALSVSGLLLQTTFNNPLAGPSILGVSTGAGLGVAIVMLAMGGTMGGLLGETAAGYVATLVGALLGAGAVLALLVAFSAVVHSDTMLLIIGILVSYLASSVISLLNSLASEQGVHSYVTWGFGNFSGVALSQLPVYASVVLAGLAASMLMVKPLNAMLLGARYAQNLGVNTHRVRIELLLITGVLTAVVTAFCGPIGFLGLVVPHLARLMLSTSNHSRLLPVTILAGADTALLCALLSTGFGHVIPLNAITPIIGVPVIIYILLNRRKIQYFN, encoded by the coding sequence ATGCACAAACTACATTCTTCCCATCGATACACCCTGGCCGTGTGCGGCCTTGCGCTATTGCTGCTGGCTCTGGCAGCTGCCTGCCTGCTGGTGGGCAGTGTCGACATCGATGCCGGCGCTGTGCTCTCGATTCTCTCGGGGCATGGCAGCGGCAACGAGGCCTGGGATGTGATTGTCGTGCAGTCGCGTGTGCCCACCATTGCCACGGCGGCGCTGGCGGGAGCGGCGCTCTCGGTATCGGGGCTGCTGTTGCAGACTACCTTCAACAACCCCCTGGCCGGACCGTCGATTCTGGGCGTCTCTACGGGTGCCGGGCTGGGCGTGGCCATCGTGATGCTTGCCATGGGCGGCACCATGGGCGGCCTGCTGGGGGAGACGGCCGCAGGCTATGTGGCAACGCTTGTGGGCGCCCTTCTCGGGGCTGGTGCAGTGCTGGCCTTGCTGGTTGCCTTCTCGGCTGTGGTGCACAGCGACACGATGCTGCTCATCATTGGCATTCTGGTGAGCTACCTGGCCTCGAGTGTGATCTCGCTGCTCAACTCGCTGGCCAGCGAGCAAGGCGTGCACAGCTATGTGACCTGGGGCTTTGGCAACTTCTCGGGCGTCGCGCTCTCCCAGCTGCCTGTATATGCCTCGGTAGTGCTTGCGGGCCTGGCCGCCTCGATGCTCATGGTGAAGCCGCTCAACGCCATGCTGCTGGGGGCGCGTTATGCCCAAAACTTGGGCGTGAACACACACCGCGTGCGCATCGAGCTGCTGCTCATCACGGGTGTGCTCACGGCCGTGGTCACTGCATTTTGCGGTCCCATCGGGTTCCTGGGGCTGGTGGTGCCGCACCTGGCACGTCTCATGCTCTCGACCAGCAATCACAGCAGGCTCCTGCCCGTGACTATCCTGGCCGGGGCCGACACGGCCTTGCTGTGTGCCTTGCTCAGCACTGGCTTCGGGCATGTGATACCGCTCAATGCCATCACGCCCATCATAGGCGTGCCGGTCATCATCTACATCCTGCTCAATCGCCGCAAGATACAATATTTCAACTGA
- a CDS encoding TlpA family protein disulfide reductase has translation MKKSPIIVVSLLLLLVFFGSSSSGVETEARIGLQAPNFAVSNGEVTAQLQNCRGRYVVVTFWSSVDPESRMANIVHDRVAAGNARLAHIAVNYDSSEGVYRELVKLDSLDGDTQFYGNTIQGRALLAAWHQETGYSSFLIDPQGRIVAKNPTEAMLKRI, from the coding sequence ATGAAGAAGTCACCCATTATTGTGGTGAGTTTATTATTGTTGTTGGTTTTCTTTGGTTCGTCAAGCAGCGGTGTCGAGACCGAGGCCCGTATAGGGCTGCAAGCGCCCAACTTTGCTGTGAGCAACGGGGAGGTCACTGCCCAGTTGCAAAACTGCCGAGGCCGGTATGTTGTGGTTACGTTTTGGTCTTCGGTCGACCCCGAGTCGCGCATGGCCAATATCGTGCACGACCGTGTGGCAGCCGGCAACGCACGCCTGGCCCACATTGCGGTCAACTACGACAGCAGCGAGGGCGTGTACCGCGAGCTTGTGAAACTCGACAGCCTCGATGGCGATACACAATTCTATGGCAACACCATCCAGGGCCGGGCATTGCTTGCAGCTTGGCACCAAGAGACAGGCTACAGCTCTTTTCTCATCGACCCTCAGGGCCGCATTGTAGCCAAAAATCCCACTGAGGCGATGCTCAAGCGCATTTAG
- a CDS encoding ABC transporter substrate-binding protein, whose product MKHSAILQHVAVALLLAMMLVSCNRGSNAARNNDRQASLLVMTQKRGYLKVEIKDPWHNGKLLHTYLLVPRDSVVPRDLPAGTVVRTPVRRALVYSEVHTSVMRELGGFEAVKGVCDANYFTDPEVLARVKHGAIADCGSSSAPSIERVIAMKPDAILLSPYQDATYGQVEKLGIPLIECADYLEYSPLGRAEWARFYGALLGSEERGDSLYRAVRGRYDAIVARTQKATSHPSVITEMVISGVWSVPGGNSYMARVIKDAGGSYPWSDDKSTGSLSLDFDQVLAKAQNADFWFIKWTGINTLAQLQAQYDLNKNFKAFKTRRVWVCDTGESHFFVRIPFHPDVLLHELAAVLHPELFPGYRHEYYHHLDR is encoded by the coding sequence ATGAAACACTCTGCAATTTTACAGCATGTGGCTGTCGCCTTGCTGCTGGCAATGATGCTTGTGTCGTGCAATCGCGGCAGCAACGCGGCCCGCAACAACGACCGCCAGGCCAGCCTGCTGGTCATGACGCAAAAGAGAGGCTATCTCAAGGTTGAAATCAAGGACCCGTGGCACAACGGCAAGTTGCTGCACACCTATCTGCTTGTGCCTCGCGACTCGGTAGTGCCCCGCGACCTGCCTGCAGGCACCGTGGTGCGCACCCCTGTGAGGCGAGCCCTCGTCTATAGCGAGGTACACACGAGCGTAATGCGCGAGCTGGGCGGCTTTGAGGCTGTGAAGGGGGTGTGCGATGCCAATTACTTCACCGACCCCGAGGTGCTGGCCCGTGTGAAGCACGGCGCGATTGCCGACTGCGGCAGCAGCAGTGCTCCCAGCATCGAGCGCGTGATTGCCATGAAGCCCGACGCTATACTGCTGTCGCCCTATCAGGACGCCACCTATGGCCAGGTCGAGAAACTGGGCATTCCCTTGATTGAGTGTGCCGACTATCTTGAGTATTCTCCCCTGGGCCGTGCCGAGTGGGCACGCTTCTACGGTGCCTTGCTGGGCAGCGAGGAGCGCGGCGACAGCCTCTACCGAGCGGTGAGGGGGCGCTACGATGCCATTGTGGCGCGCACCCAAAAAGCCACTTCTCACCCCAGTGTGATTACCGAGATGGTGATAAGCGGCGTGTGGAGTGTGCCAGGCGGCAACAGCTACATGGCCCGTGTCATCAAGGATGCGGGCGGCTCCTATCCCTGGAGCGACGACAAGAGCACCGGGTCGCTCTCGCTCGATTTCGACCAGGTGCTTGCCAAGGCTCAGAATGCCGACTTCTGGTTTATCAAGTGGACGGGCATCAACACGCTGGCCCAGTTGCAGGCGCAATATGACCTGAACAAGAATTTCAAGGCTTTCAAGACACGTCGAGTGTGGGTGTGCGACACGGGCGAGAGCCACTTCTTTGTGCGCATTCCGTTCCATCCCGACGTGTTGCTCCACGAGCTGGCCGCTGTGTTGCACCCCGAGCTCTTCCCGGGCTACAGGCATGAGTATTACCATCATCTCGACCGCTGA